The following coding sequences lie in one Anopheles cruzii unplaced genomic scaffold, idAnoCruzAS_RS32_06 scaffold00512_ctg1, whole genome shotgun sequence genomic window:
- the LOC128276109 gene encoding uncharacterized protein LOC128276109, translating into MRLIDVVETAITSARRIASATANVASAIEDGLIVSIVLSKLDEESLSRVARRADQQAIPTWKELREELDKMANQLYYEPKRSREPGSRASGPKPSQNRSTPCRTAFVAVTPRTPPTPKTPPTPATLPAPRASGDAKTKRSCYACDKMGHESNFCPELRARSALECVNYIMERGKCINCFSRSHKATDCPSDKTCQHCRAKHHTILCSSAAYLGEGQ; encoded by the coding sequence ATGCGGCTCATAGACGTGGTGGAGACGGCCATCACGTCAGCCCGGCGGATCGCTAGCGCGACCGCTAACGTGGCCTCAGCCATCGAGGACGGGCTCATCGTGAGCATCGTGCTCAGTAAACTAGACGAGGAAAGCCTGTCCAGAGTCGCTCGCCGGGCAGACCAGCAAGCGATTCCCACGTGGAAAGAGCTCCGGGAAGAGCTGGACAAGATGGCCAACCAGCTCTATTATGAGCCAAAAAGGTCGCGGGAACCAGGCTCACGTGCCTCCGGCCCCAAGCCCTCCCAAAATCGTTCCACGCCGTGCAGGACAGCCTTCGTGGCTGTCACGCCCAGGACCCCGCCGACGCCCAAGACCCCGCCGACGCCCGCGACGTTGCCAGCACCACGTGCCAGCGGGGACGCAAAGACAAAGCGAAGTTGCTACGCGTGTGACAAAATGGGTCACGAGAGCAACTTCTGCCCGGAGCTGCGGGCGCGCTCGGCGTTGGAGTGCGTAAACTATATCATGGAGAGAGGCAAGTGCATCAATTGCTTCTCGCGCTCGCACAAAGCAACGGATTGTCCTTCAGACAAAACGTGCCAGCACTGCCGGGCAAAGCACCATACGATCCTGTGCAGCTCCGCAGCGTACCTCGGTGAAGGGCAATGA